One part of the Scatophagus argus isolate fScaArg1 chromosome 12, fScaArg1.pri, whole genome shotgun sequence genome encodes these proteins:
- the LOC124068642 gene encoding protocadherin alpha-3-like — MSSGSTMEQRRCERRRARGYLVGCVVAVLLWSAASAQIRYSISEEVGEGTVVGNIAKDLGLDKATLKDRKFRVVTSNADPLFHVNQNDGILYVSRKIDREEVCVQSSTCLISLKTVLENPLEIHYVEVDVLDINDHAPTFPEEETTLEISENVLPGVRIQLKAARDPDSGHYSVKQYKLTNNDHFRLEVKDKGEDGKIPILVVQKSLDRETAGRHSLVLTALDGGKPPKSGEMNILVNVLDINDNAPVFSQEAYSVMLDENSPVGTTVIQVNATDLDDGTNGDVVYSFSKSVNANILKLFEIDPSTGEITVKGRVDYEEKDKYEIEIQASDKGFAPLATEKSVIIKIVDVNDNAPEIEVTSFSSSIPEDSRPGTTVALISVNDLDSGLNGKVICSIGEDVPFTLSPSLQDKMYSLVTKSPLDREKQSHYDLTISAKDAGQPPLSSEKTISVVVSDVNDNSPEFSLSPYTFYVSEGNEPGASVFSVKASDRDENDNALISYHILRDGSEVNKLASFLNINPDSGQITALKSFDFETLKTFQFQVVATDSGTPSLSSNVTVNVFILDQNDNAPVILYPVSSNGSAEGVEEIPRNVNAGHLVTKVRAYDADIGYNGWLLFSLQEVTDHSLFALDRYTGQIRTLRSFTETDEAEHKLLILVKDNGNVSLSATATVIVKVVEPKEAFAASDIKSAAKDDEGNDVTFYLIITLGSVSVLFLISIIVLIAMQCSKSTDYTSKYLQEANYDGTLCHSIQYRSGDKRYMLVGPRMSIGSTIVPGSHANTLVLPDRRRTSEEVKFFNQAFLVTQCVNVCVRVCERKLWPVCCHINNTLSF; from the coding sequence ATGTCTTCGGGTTCAACCATGGAACAAAGACGGTGCGAGCGGCGAAGGGCGAGAGGATATTTGGTCGGCTGCGTGGTTGCGGTGCTTTTGTGGAGCGCAGCCTCAGCGCAAATACGATATTCAATCTCTGAGGAGGTTGGCGAAGGAACTGTTGTTGGAAATATAGCAAAAGATCTGGGATTAGATAAAGCTACATTGAAAGACAGGAAGTTTCGGGTTGTTACCAGTAATGCGGATCCTCTTTTCCATGTAAATCAAAACGACGGCATCCTGTATGTGAGCCGAAAGATCGACAgagaagaggtgtgtgtgcagagcagtACGTGTTTAATCAGTCTGAAAACCGTGCTAGAAAATCCACTGGAAATCCATTACGTTGAAGTGGACGTGCTGGATATAAATGACCATGCTCCTACTTTCCCAGAGGAAGAGACGACGCTGGAGATTTCTGAGAACGTGTTACCGGGAGTACGTATTCAGCTAAAAGCCGCACGGGATCCAGACAGTGGTCATTACTCTGTGAAACAGTATAAACTTACCAACAACGACCACTTCCGTTTGGAAGTTAAGGATAAGGGAGAAGATGGCAAAATACCAATATTAGTTGTGCAGAAATCTTTAGACAGGGAAACTGCAGGACGTCACTCATTAGTCCTGACCGCTCTGGATGGAGGGAAACCTCCGAAATCTGGCGAAATGAATATTCTAGTAAACGTGTTGGATATTAATGATAACGCGCCTGTTTTCTCTCAGGAAGCTTATTCTGTGATGCTCGATGAAAATTCTCCAGTAGGTACAACAGTCATACAAGTGAACGCAACTGATTTAGACGATGGTACTAACGGCGATGTAGTTTACTCATTTAGCAAAAGTGTGAATGCAAATATATTAAAGCTATTTGAAATTGATCCATCAACTGGAGAAATAACTGTAAAAGGCCGAGTAGATTATGAGGAGAAGGACAAATATGAAATTGAAATTCAAGCCTCAGATAAAGGTTTCGCTCCTCTGGCTACAGAAAAAAGTGTAATAATCAAGATAGTTGATGTGAATGATAACGCACCTGAGATTGAAGTTACCTCATTTTCAAGCTCCATCCCTGAAGACTCCAGACCTGGAACTACAGTTGCCCTCATCAGTGTGAATGACTTGGACTCTGGTCTCAATGGGAAAGTTATTTGCTCCATAGGTGAGGATGTTCCATTTACTTTATCACCATCCTTACAagacaaaatgtattcattagTCACCAAATCACCtctggacagagagaaacagtcaCATTATGACTTAACAATAAGTGCAAAAGATGCTGGTCAGCCACCATTATCATCAGAAAAGACCATCAGTGTTGTGGTGtcagatgtgaatgacaacagtCCAGAGTTTTCACTGAGTCCTTACACTTTCTATGTCAGTGAGGGGAATGAGCCAGGagcctcagtgttttctgttaaaGCTTCTGATCGCGATGAGAACGACAATGCTCTCATTTCCTATCATATTCTCAGAGATGGAAGTGAAGTAAATAAATTGGCCTCATTTCTCAACATAAATCCAGATAGTGGACAAATCACTGCCTTAAAAAGTTTTGACTTCGAGACTCTGAAAACGTTCCAGTTCCAAGTCGTGGCCACAGACTCTGGAACTCCGTCACTGAGCAGCAACGTCACAGTGAACGTGTTCATTCTGGATCAGAACGACAACGCTCCAGTCATCCTGTATCCAGTCAGCTCCAACGGCTCTGCTGAAGGTGTGGAGGAGATTCCCCGCAATGTGAACGCAGGACACTTGGTGACTAAAGTCAGAGCCTATGACGCTGATATAGGATATAACGGCTGGTtactcttttcactgcaggaagtcactgacCACAGTCTCTTTGCTTTGGACCGCTATACAGGACAGATCAGAACACTTCgctcattcacagagacagacgaggCTGAGCACAAACTGCTCATACTGGTCAAAGACAATGGGAACGTTTCCCTCTCAGCAACAGCTACTGTGATTGTCAAAGTGGTGGAGCCCAAAGAGGCTTTTGCAGCCTCTGACATTAAAAGTGCAGCCAAAGATGATGAGGGGAATGATGTGACTTTTTATCTCATCATAACTTTGGGCTCAGTTTCAgtccttttcctcatcagtatCATCGTGCTGATTGCAATGCAGTGCTCCAAATCCACAGACTACACTTCTAAATATCTCCAAGAGGCTAATTATGACGGGACACTGTGTCACAGCATCCAGTACAGATCTGGAGACAAACGCTACATGTTAGTTGGACCCAGAATGAGTATAGGATCTACTATAGTCCCTGGCAGCCATGCAAATACTCTGGTCCTTCCTGACAGGAGACGTACTTCTGAGGAGGTAAAGTTTTTCAATCAAGCTTTTTTGGTGacacagtgtgtgaatgtgtgtgtgcgagtgtgtgagcGAAAGTTGTGGCCTGTCTGCTGTCATATTAACAACACATTGTCTTTTTGA
- the LOC124068260 gene encoding protocadherin alpha-8-like isoform X13 — MEQRGCEVKRARRRWIVCAVAVLLWTVASAQLRYSVSEEVSEGTVVGNIAKDLGLDKSTLKDRKYRAVSSAMHPLFHVDQNDGILYVSRQIDREEVCERSSTCVINLKTVLENPLEVHYVAVEVLDINDHAPSFPEKEKTLEVSESVLPGVRIPLKASRDPDGGPFSVQQYKLSPSDHFRLEVKDKGDDGKIPILVVQKSLDREVVRSHSLVLTALDGGKPPKSGDMNILVNVLDINDNAPVFTRDVYSVMLDENAPVGTTVIQVNATDLDDGPNGEVNYSFSNSVSHRLLNIFDIDPSTGEITVKGLIDYEEKDKYEIEIQASDKGLAPLATQKSVIIKIVDVNDNAPEIEVTSFSSSIPEDSRPGTTVALISVNDLDSGLNGKVICSIGEDVPFTLSPSLQDKMYSLVTKSPLDREKQSHYDLTISAKDAGQPPLSSEKTISVVVSDVNDNSPEFSLSPYTFYVSEGNEPGASVFSVKASDRDENDNALISYHILRGGSEVNKLASFLNINPDSGQITALKSFDFETLKTFQFQVVATDSGTPSLSSNVTVNVFILDQNDNAPVILYPVSSNGSAEGVEEIPRNVNAGHLVTKVRAYDADIGYNGWLLFSLQEVTDHSLFALDRYTGQIRTLRSFTETDEAEHKLLILVKDNGNVSLSATATVIVKVVEPKEAFAASDVKSAAKDDEGNDVTFYLIITLGSVSVLFLISIIVLIAMQCSKSTDYTSKYLQETNYDGTLCHSIQYRSGDKRYMLVGPRMSIGSTIVPGSHANTLVLPDRRRTSEENNTVLHVMCHNMGCPLFRCV; from the exons ATGGAACAAAGAGGATGCGAGGTAAAAAGGGCGAGAAGACGGTGGATCGTCTGCGCGGTTGCGGTGCTTTTGTGGACGGTTGCTTCGGCGCAGTTAAGATATTCTGTCTCCGAGGAAGTCAGCGAAGGAACCGTGGTCGGGAATATCGCGAAGGATTTGGGATTAGATAAGAGCACACTGAAAGACAGGAAGTATCGGGCTGTTTCTAGTGCTATGCATCCTCTTTTCCATGTAGATCAGAATGACGGCATCCTGTATGTGAGCCGACAGATCGACAGAGAGGAGGTGTGCGAACGAAGTAGTACTTGTGTGATAAATCTGAAAACAGTGTTGGAAAATCCACTGGAAGTCCACTATGTTGCAGTTGAAGTTCTGGATATAAACGACCATGCTCCCAGTTTcccagagaaagagaaaacgtTGGAGGTTTCAGAGTCTGTGTTGCCTGGAGTACGCATTCCGCTAAAGGCTTCACGGGATCCAGACGGGGGTCCCTTTTCTGTTCAGCAGTATAAACTGAGCCCCAGTGACCACTTCCGTCTGGAAGTGAAGGATAAGGGAGACGATGGTAAAATACCCATATTAGTTGTGCAGAAATCTTTAGACAGGGAAGTAGTGAGAAGTCACTCTTTGGTGCTGACGGCTCTGGATGGAGGAAAACCTCCGAAATCGGGCGACATGAATATTCTAGTAAATGTTTTGGATATTAATGATAACGCGCCCGTTTTTACTAGAGATGTTTATTCTGTGATGCTCGATGAAAATGCTCCAGTAGGTACAACAGTCATACAAGTGAATGCAACTGATTTAGATGACGGCCCGAACGGAGAAGTAAATTATTCTTTCAGTAACAGTGTGAGTCATagattattaaatatttttgatattgATCCATCCACGGGAGAAATAACCGTAAAAGGGCTCATAGATTATGAGGAGAAGGACAAATATGAAATTGAAATTCAAGCATCAGATAAAGGTTTAGCTCCTCTGGCCACACAAAAAAGTGTGATCATCAAGATAGTTGATGTGAATGATAACGCACCTGAGATTGAAGTTACCTCATTTTCAAGCTCCATTCCTGAAGACTCCAGACCTGGAACTACAGTTGCCCTCATCAGTGTCAATGACTTGGACTCTGGTCTCAATGGGAAAGTTATTTGCTCCATAGGTGAGGATGTTCCATTTACTTTATCACCATCCTTACAagacaaaatgtattcattagTCACCAAATCACCtctggacagagagaaacagtcaCATTATGACTTAACAATAAGTGCAAAAGATGCTGGTCAGCCACCATTATCATCAGAAAAGACCATCAGTGTTGTGGTGtcagatgtgaatgacaacagtCCAGAGTTTTCACTGAGTCCTTACACTTTCTATGTCAGTGAGGGGAATGAGCCAGGagcctcagtgttttctgttaaaGCTTCTGATCGCGATGAGAACGACAATGCTCTCATTTCCTATCATATTCTCAGAGGTGGAAGCGAAGTAAATAAATTGGCCTCATTTCTCAACATAAATCCAGATAGTGGACAAATCACCGCCCTGAAAAGTTTTGACTTTGAGACTCTGAAAACGTTCCAGTTCCAAGTCGTGGCCACAGACTCTGGAACTCCGTCACTGAGCAGCAACGTCACAGTGAACGTGTTCATTCTGGATCAGAACGACAACGCTCCAGTCATCCTGTATCCAGTCAGCTCCAACGGCTCTGCTGAAGGTGTGGAGGAGATTCCCCGCAATGTGAACGCAGGACACTTGGTGACTAAAGTCAGAGCCTATGACGCTGATATAGGATATAACGGCTGGTtactcttttcactgcaggaagtcactgacCACAGTCTCTTTGCTTTGGACCGCTATACAGGACAGATCAGAACACTTCgctcattcacagagacagacgaggCTGAGCACAAACTGCTCATACTGGTCAAAGACAATGGGAACGTTTCCCTCTCAGCAACAGCTACTGTGATTGTCAAAGTGGTGGAGCCCAAAGAGGCTTTTGCAGCCTCTGACGTTAAAAGTGCAGCCAAAGATGATGAGGGGAATGATGTGACTTTTTATCTCATCATAACTTTGGGCTCAGTTTCAgtccttttcctcatcagtatCATCGTGCTGATTGCAATGCAGTGCTCCAAATCCACAGACTATACTTCTAAATATCTACAAGAGACTAATTATGACGGGACACTGTGTCACAGCATCCAGTACAGATCTGGAGACAAACGCTACATGTTAGTTGGACCCAGAATGAGTATAGGATCTACTATAGTCCCTGGCAGCCATGCCAACACACTGGTGCTCCCTGACAGGAGACGTACTTCTGAAGAG AACAACACGGTCTTGCACGTAATGTGTCACAACATGGGCTGTCCCCTATTCAGATGTGTCTGA
- the LOC124068267 gene encoding protocadherin alpha-8-like, translated as MISGLTMEQRRCERRRARGYLVGCVVAVLLWSAASAQIRYSTSEEVNEGTVVGNIAKDLGLDKATLKDRKYRIVSSNTDPLFRVNQNDGILYVSRKIDREEVCAQSSTCLINLKTVLENPLEVHYVGVEVLDINDHAPSFPEEEKMLEISESVLPGVRIPVQHARDPDGGAFSVQQYKLSPSDHFRLEVKDKGEDGKIPILVVQKSLDREAAGSHSLVLTALDGGKPPKSGEMNILVNVLDINDNAPLFTRDVYSVMLDENAPVGTTVIQVNATDLDDGPNGEVVYSFSSIVNRKLLNLFDIDPSTGEITVKGLIDYEEKDKYEIEIQASDKGLAPLATQKSVIIKIVDVNDNAPEIEVTSFSSSIPEDSRPGTTVALISVNDLDSGLNGKVICSIGEDVPFTLSPSLQDKMYSLVTKSPLDREKQSHYDLTISAKDAGQPPLSSEKTISVVVSDVNDNSPEFSLSPYTFYVSEGNEPGASVFSVKASDRDENDNALISYHILRDGSEVNKLASFLNINSENGQISALKSFDFETLKTFQFQVVATDSGTPSLSSNVTVNVFILDQNDNAPVILYPVSSNGSAEGVEEIPRNVNAGHLVTKVRAYDADIGYNGWLLFSLQEVTDHSLFALDRYTGQIRTLRSFTETDEAEHKLLILVKDNGNVSLSATATVIVKVVEPKEAFAASDVKSAAKDDEGNDVTFYLIITLGSVSVLFLISIIVLIAMQCSKSTDYTSKYLQETNYDGTLCHSIQYRSGDKRYMLVGPRMSIGSTIVPGSHANTLVLPDRRRTSEEVRHV; from the coding sequence ATGATATCGGGTTTAACAATGGAACAAAGAAGGTGCGAGCGGCGAAGGGCGAGAGGATATTTGGTCGGCTGCGTGGTTGCGGTGCTTTTGTGGAGCGCAGCCTCAGCGCAAATACGATATTCAACCTCTGAGGAGGTTAACGAGGGAACTGTTGTTGGAAATATAGCAAAAGATCTGGGATTAGATAAAGCCACACTGAAAGACAGGAAGTATCGGATTGTTTCCAGTAATACGGATCCTCTTTTCCGTGTAAATCAAAACGACGGCATCCTGTATGTGAGCAGAAAGATCGACAGAGAAGAGGTGTGTGCGCAGAGCAGTACGTGTTTGATAAATCTAAAAACTGTGCTAGAAAATCCATTGGAGGTTCACTATGTTGGAGTGGAGGTGCTCGATATAAACGACCATGCTCCCAGTTTCCcggaggaagagaaaatgttgGAGATTTCTGAGTCCGTGTTGCCGGGAGTACGTATTCCGGTACAACATGCACGCGATCCAGACGGGGGTGCGTTTTCTGTTCAGCAATATAAATTGAGCCCCAGTGACCACTTCCGTTTGGAAGTTAAGGATAAGGGAGAAGATGGTAAAATACCCATATTAGTTGTGCAGAAATCTTTAGACAGGGAAGCTGCAGGCAGTCACTCATTAGTGTTAACAGCACTGGATGGAGGGAAACCTCCGAAATCTGGCGAAATGAATATTCTAGTAAACGTGTTGGATATTAATGATAACGCACCTCTTTTTACTAGAGATGTTTATTCTGTGATGCTCGATGAAAATGCTCCAGTAGGTACAACAGTCATACAAGTGAATGCAACTGATTTAGATGACGGCCCGAACGGAGAAGTAGTTTACTCATTTAGCAGTATTGTGAATCGTAAATTGTTAAACCTTTTTGATATTGATCCATCAACTGGAGAAATAACTGTTAAAGGGCTCATAGATTATGAGGAGAAGGACAAATATGAAATTGAAATTCAAGCATCAGATAAAGGTTTAGCTCCTCTGGCCACACAAAAAAGCGTAATTATTAAGATAGTTGACGTCAATGATAACGCACCTGAGATTGAAGTTACTTCGTTTTCAAGCTCCATCCCTGAAGACTCCAGACCTGGAACTACAGTTGCCCTCATCAGTGTCAATGACTTGGACTCTGGTCTCAATGGGAAAGTTATTTGCTCCATAGGTGAGGATGTTCCATTTACTTTATCACCATCCTTACAagacaaaatgtattcattagTCACCAAATCACCtctggacagagagaaacagtcaCATTATGACTTAACAATAAGTGCAAAAGATGCTGGTCAGCCACCATTATCATCAGAAAAGACCATCAGTGTTGTGGTGtcagatgtgaatgacaacagtCCAGAGTTTTCACTGAGTCCTTACACTTTCTATGTCAGTGAGGGGAATGAGCCAGGagcctcagtgttttctgttaaaGCTTCTGATCGCGATGAGAACGACAATGCTCTCATTTCCTATCATATTCTCAGAGATGGAAGCGAAGTAAATAAATTGGCCTCATTTCTCAACATAAATTCTGAAAACGGACAAATTTCCGCCCTAAAAAGTTTTGACTTTGAGACTCTGAAAACGTTCCAGTTCCAAGTCGTGGCCACAGACTCTGGAACTCCGTCACTGAGCAGCAACGTCACAGTGAACGTGTTCATTCTGGATCAGAACGACAACGCTCCAGTCATCCTGTATCCAGTCAGCTCCAACGGCTCTGCTGAAGGTGTGGAGGAGATTCCCCGCAATGTGAACGCAGGACACTTGGTGACTAAAGTCAGAGCCTATGACGCTGATATAGGATATAACGGCTGGTtactcttttcactgcaggaagtcactgacCACAGTCTCTTTGCTTTGGACCGCTATACAGGACAGATCAGAACACTTCgctcattcacagagacagacgaggCTGAGCACAAACTGCTCATACTGGTCAAAGACAATGGGAACGTTTCCCTCTCAGCAACAGCTACTGTGATTGTCAAAGTGGTGGAGCCCAAAGAGGCTTTTGCAGCCTCTGACGTTAAAAGTGCAGCCAAAGATGATGAGGGGAATGATGTGACTTTTTATCTCATCATAACTTTGGGCTCAGTTTCAgtccttttcctcatcagtatCATCGTGCTGATTGCAATGCAGTGCTCCAAATCCACAGACTATACTTCTAAATATCTACAAGAGACTAATTATGACGGGACACTGTGTCACAGCATCCAGTACAGATCTGGAGACAAACGCTACATGTTAGTTGGACCCAGAATGAGTATAGGATCTACTATAGTCCCTGGCAGCCATGCAAATACTCTGGTGCTCCCTGACAGGAGACGTACTTCTGAAGAGGTAAGACACGTCTaa
- the LOC124068669 gene encoding protocadherin alpha-8-like — MLSFMTMEQRRCEGRRARGYLVGCVVAVLLCSAASAQIRYSISEEVDEGTVVGNIAKDLGLDKATLKDRKYRIVSSNADPLFHVNQNDGILYVSRKIDREEVCAQSSTCLINLKTVLENPLEVHYVGVEVLDINDHAPSFPEEEKRLEISESVLPGARFQLKAARDSDSGHYSVQQYKLSQNDHFRLEVRDKGEDGKIPILVLQKSLDREAAGSHSLVLTALDGGKPPKSGEMNILVNVLDVNDNTPLFSQETYSVTLSENTPVGTTVIQVNATDLDEGQNGEVYYSFGNSVSNMLFNLFDINSLTGEITVIGPIDYEQRERYEIEIQASDKGLAPLTTEKSVIIKIVDVNDNAPEIEVTSFSSSIPEDSRPGTTVALISVNDLDSGLNGKVICSIGEDVPFTLSPSLQDKMYSLVTKSPLDREKQSRYDLTISAKDAGQPPLSSEKTISVVVSDVNDNSPEFSLSPYTFYVSEGNEPGASVFSVKASDRDENDNALISYHILRGGSEENKLASFLNINPDSGQITALKSFDFETLKTFQFQVVATDSGTPSLSSNVTVNVFILDQNDNAPVILYPVSSNGSAEGVEEIPRNVNAGHLVTKVRAYDADIGYNGWLLFSLQEVTDHSLFALDRYTGQIRTLRSFTETDEAEHKLLILVKDNGNVSLSATATVIVKVVEPKEAFAASDVKSAAKDDEGNDVTFYLIITLGSVSVLFLISIIVLIAMQCSKSSTDYTSKYLQETNYDGTLCHSIQYRSGDKRYMLVGPRMSIGSTIVPGSHANTLVLPDRRRASGEVRHAHNCKL; from the coding sequence ATGCTTTCATTTATGACCATGGAACAAAGACGGTGCGAGGGGCGAAGGGCGAGAGGATATTTGGTCGGCTGCGTGGTTGCGGTGCTTTTGTGCAGCGCAGCCTCAGCGCAAATACGATATTCAATCTCTGAGGAGGTTGACGAGGGAACTGTTGTTGGAAATATAGCAAAAGATCTGGGATTAGATAAAGCCACACTGAAAGACCGGAAGTATCGGATTGTTTCCAGTAATGCTGATCCACTTTTCCATGTAAATCAAAACGACGGCATCTTGTATGTGAGCCGAAAGATCGACAGAGAAGAGGTGTGTGCGCAGAGCAGTACGTGTTTGATAAATCTAAAAACTGTGCTAGAAAATCCACTGGAGGTTCACTATGTTGGAGTGGAGGTGCTCGATATAAATGACCATGCTCCCAGTTTCCCGGAGGAAGAGAAACGATTGGAAATTTCTGAGTCTGTGCTGCCCGGAGCGCGATTTCAGCTAAAAGCCGCACGGGATTCAGACAGTGGTCATTACTCCGTACAGCAGTATAAACTGAGCCAGAATGATCACTTCCGTTTGGAAGTTAGGGATAAAGGAGAAGATGGTAAAATACCAATACTGGTTTTGCAAAAATCTCTGGACAGAGAAGCAGCGGGGAGTCACTCCTTAGTACTGACGGCGCTGGATGGAGGGAAACCTCCGAAATCTGGCGAGATGAATATTCTAGTGAACGTTTTGGATGTAAATGATAACACGCCTCTTTTCTCTCAGGAAACTTACTCTGTGACACTCTCTGAAAATACTCCAGTCGGCACCACTGTCATACAAGTGAATGCAACTGATTTGGATGAGGGTCAGAATGGAGAGGTGTATTACTCATTTGGTAACAGTGTGAGTAATATGTTATTTAACCTTTTTGATATCAATTCATTAACGGGTGAGATAACCGTCATCGGTCCTATAGACTACGAACAAAGGGAGAGGTACGAAATTGAAATTCAAGCGTCAGATAAAGGTCTAGCTCCtctaacaacagaaaaaagtgtgATCATCAAGATAGTTGATGTGAATGATAACGCACCTGAGATTGAAGTTACCTCATTTTCAAGCTCCATTCCTGAAGACTCCAGACCTGGAACTACAGTTGCCCTCATCAGTGTCAATGACTTGGACTCTGGTCTCAATGGGAAAGTTATTTGCTCCATAGGTGAGGATGTTCCATTTACTTTATCACCATCCTTACAagacaaaatgtattcattagTCACCAAATCACCtctggacagagagaaacagtcaCGTTATGACTTAACAATAAGTGCAAAAGATGCTGGTCAGCCACCATTATCATCAGAAAAGACCATCAGTGTTGTGGTGtcagatgtgaatgacaacagtCCAGAGTTTTCACTGAGTCCTTACACTTTCTATGTCAGTGAGGGGAATGAGCCAGGagcctcagtgttttctgttaaaGCTTCTGATCGCGATGAGAACGACAATGCTCTCATTTCCTATCATATTCTCAGAGGTggaagtgaagaaaataaattggCCTCATTTCTCAACATAAATCCAGATAGTGGACAAATCACCGCCCTGAAAAGTTTTGACTTTGAGACTCTGAAAACGTTCCAGTTCCAAGTCGTGGCCACAGACTCTGGAACTCCGTCACTGAGCAGCAACGTCACAGTGAACGTGTTCATTCTGGATCAGAACGACAACGCTCCAGTCATCCTGTATCCAGTCAGCTCCAACGGCTCTGCTGAAGGTGTGGAGGAGATTCCCCGCAATGTGAACGCAGGACACTTGGTGACTAAAGTCAGAGCCTATGACGCTGATATAGGATATAACGGCTGGTtactcttttcactgcaggaagtcactgacCACAGTCTCTTTGCTTTGGACCGCTATACAGGACAGATCAGAACACTTCgctcattcacagagacagacgaggCTGAGCACAAACTGCTCATACTGGTCAAAGACAATGGGAACGTTTCCCTCTCAGCAACAGCTACTGTGATTGTCAAAGTGGTGGAGCCCAAAGAGGCTTTTGCAGCCTCTGACGTTAAAAGTGCAGCAAAAGATGATGAGGGGAATGATGTGACTTTTTATCTCATCATAACTTTGGGCTCAGTTTCAgtccttttcctcatcagtatCATCGTGCTGATTGCAATGCAGTGCTCCAAATCATCCACAGACTATACTTCTAAATATCTACAAGAGACTAATTATGACGGGACACTGTGTCACAGCATCCAGTACAGATCTGGAGACAAACGCTACATGTTAGTTGGACCCAGAATGAGTATAGGATCTACTATAGTCCCTGGTAGTCATGCCAACACACTGGTCCTCCCTGACAGGAGACGAGCATCTGGGGAGGTAAGGCATGCACACAACTGCAAACTGTAA